One window of the Rhipicephalus sanguineus isolate Rsan-2018 chromosome 4, BIME_Rsan_1.4, whole genome shotgun sequence genome contains the following:
- the LOC125758217 gene encoding solute carrier organic anion transporter family member 4A1-like codes for MASQGETNETGYYYMARRDPCAADCGLIVVYAAAIFIALFFTFLLIVPALTALLRALDEDIKSTGIGVNYVAIRILGTIPGPILFGHLIDRSCVLWEGTCSGGSGACALYENSAMGMNLFRIMLSVKSASIVFFFCASLSMRTKSLSSSMPTGGTPPQAQEAEDNRLCKQQGDGGIASVDTDVKDKGSIDGGDEVRTEPDEPNGQPSSKERLISPDKKEKRKRKEKRR; via the exons ATGGCTTCCCAAGGAGAGACCAACGAGACAGGCTACTACTACATGGCCAGGCGAGACCCGTGCGCCGCCGACTGCGGCCTCATCGTGGTCTACGCCGCCGCCATATTCATCGCACTCTTCTTCACCTTCCTCCTCATCGTTCCCGCCCTGACAGCGCTGCTGCGCGCACTCGACGAGGATATTAAGTCTACCGGAATAGGCGTCAACTATGTCGCCATAAGAATACTGG GCACCATTCCGGGCCCGATATTGTTCGGTCACCTGATCGACCGCAGTTGCGTTCTGTGGGAAGGCACATGCAGCGGTGGCTCGGGCGCCTGTGCCCTCTACGAGAATTCGGCCATGGGCATGAACTTGTTCCGCATTATGCTGAGCGTCAAGTCGGCCTCCATAGTGTTCTTCTTCTGCGCCTCACTGAGCATGAGGACGAAG AGCCTCTCTTCAAGCATGCCGACAGGAGGGACACCACCTCAAGCTCAAGAGGCCGAAGATAACAGGCTCTGCAAGCAACAAGGAGATGGTGGCATTGCCAGTGTAGACACCGACGTCAAGGACAAAGGGAGCATAGATGGCGGGGACGAAGTGAGGACAGAGCCCGACGAACCGAATGGACAACCATCGAGCAAAGAAAGACTTATCTCACctgacaagaaagaaaaaagaaaaaggaaagagaaaaggcGCTAA